A stretch of Pseudomonas sp. LS.1a DNA encodes these proteins:
- a CDS encoding NGG1p interacting factor NIF3 yields the protein MYKLAFFVPASHVEVVKAAVFAAGGGRIGDYDHCAWQTLGQGQFRPLDGSQPFLGQAGQVEVVEEWKVELVVADELIVQVVAALKQSHPYETPAYEVWRLAEF from the coding sequence GTGTACAAGCTCGCCTTCTTCGTCCCCGCCAGCCACGTCGAAGTGGTCAAGGCCGCTGTGTTCGCCGCTGGTGGCGGGCGCATCGGCGACTATGACCACTGCGCCTGGCAAACCCTGGGCCAGGGCCAGTTTCGCCCGTTGGACGGCAGCCAGCCGTTCCTCGGGCAGGCCGGTCAGGTCGAGGTGGTGGAGGAGTGGAAGGTGGAGCTGGTGGTGGCTGACGAGCTGATTGTCCAGGTCGTCGCTGCGCTCAAGCAGAGCCACCCGTACGAGACGCCAGCCTACGAAGTCTGGCGGCTCGCCGAGTTCTAG
- the tatC gene encoding twin-arginine translocase subunit TatC, whose amino-acid sequence MSIAMDPAASMPLTEHLRDLRKRLVRCLALVALVFAGLFPFAQTLYTLISEPLRRFLPEGASMIATSVTSPFLTPFKLTAMCALFVAMPLLLHQAWGFLAPGLYRRERRIALPLLVSSIVLFYAGMAFAFFLVFPMMFGFFASVTPEGVAMMTDISQYLDFILALFLAFGLAFEIPVATFIVVWVGLADVATLRRSRPYVIVGCFVVGMILTPPDVFSQTMLAVPMWVLFEVGLLACGWLKRPGQGKEIVPGL is encoded by the coding sequence ATGAGTATTGCCATGGACCCGGCGGCGAGCATGCCGCTGACCGAACACCTGCGCGACCTGCGCAAACGACTGGTGCGTTGCCTGGCACTGGTGGCGCTGGTGTTCGCCGGGCTGTTCCCCTTCGCCCAGACGTTGTACACGCTGATTTCCGAACCGCTGCGGCGCTTCTTGCCGGAAGGCGCGAGCATGATCGCCACCAGCGTCACTTCGCCGTTCCTGACGCCGTTCAAGCTGACCGCGATGTGCGCACTGTTCGTGGCCATGCCGCTGCTGCTGCACCAGGCCTGGGGCTTTCTGGCGCCGGGGCTGTACCGCCGCGAACGGCGCATTGCCCTTCCGCTACTGGTGTCGAGCATCGTGCTGTTCTATGCCGGCATGGCCTTCGCGTTCTTCCTGGTGTTCCCGATGATGTTCGGCTTCTTCGCCAGCGTGACGCCGGAGGGCGTGGCGATGATGACCGATATCAGCCAGTACCTGGACTTTATCCTGGCGCTGTTCCTGGCGTTCGGGCTGGCGTTCGAGATCCCGGTGGCGACGTTTATCGTGGTCTGGGTGGGGTTGGCCGATGTGGCCACGTTGCGGCGCAGCAGGCCCTACGTGATCGTCGGCTGCTTTGTGGTGGGGATGATCCTGACGCCGCCGGATGTGTTTTCGCAGACGATGCTGGCGGTGCCGATGTGGGTGCTGTTCGAGGTGGGGTTGCTGGCTTGTGGGTGGCTGAAGCGGCCCGGGCAGGGCAAGGAGATTGTGCCTGGATTGTAA
- the tatB gene encoding Sec-independent protein translocase protein TatB, translating into MFEVGFSELLLVGIVALLVLGPERLPVAARTLGRGLGQARRAMHALRTQVEREIDLRAVELPNLDSAPLQRLEQEIRQGITLNAEPANDAATVTSPKENAS; encoded by the coding sequence ATGTTCGAGGTAGGCTTCAGCGAGTTGCTGCTGGTCGGCATCGTCGCGCTACTGGTGCTGGGCCCGGAACGTCTGCCGGTGGCGGCGCGCACGCTTGGCCGTGGCCTGGGCCAGGCGCGCCGGGCCATGCACGCCTTGCGCACGCAGGTGGAGCGGGAGATCGACCTGCGCGCTGTCGAGCTACCCAATCTCGACAGTGCGCCTTTGCAGCGCCTGGAACAGGAGATCCGCCAGGGCATCACCCTGAACGCGGAGCCGGCCAATGATGCGGCTACGGTTACTTCCCCCAAGGAAAACGCTTCATGA
- the tatA gene encoding twin-arginine translocase TatA/TatE family subunit, which translates to MGGIGIWQLVIVLLIVFLLFGTRRLKGLGSDVGEAIQGFRKSMGGDNDANAPGQAHVQQQAPLAGQATQQPQADRQA; encoded by the coding sequence ATGGGTGGCATTGGAATCTGGCAACTGGTGATCGTACTGCTGATCGTATTCCTGCTGTTTGGTACCAGGCGCCTCAAGGGCCTGGGTAGCGATGTGGGCGAGGCGATCCAGGGCTTTCGCAAGTCCATGGGCGGCGACAATGACGCCAACGCCCCTGGCCAGGCGCACGTACAGCAGCAGGCCCCGCTGGCTGGCCAGGCCACGCAACAGCCTCAAGCGGATCGTCAGGCCTGA
- the gspK gene encoding type II secretion system minor pseudopilin GspK, with product MGGRQQRGVALLMVMVVLAMLAAGMAWLVEDGRRQVEDVRLLHQRVQARAMEQAGLAYAGQALRDPSWRLSPLFWQALRGQPLNYDFGAGQAQLLVRDQHTCFNVNALLGADGERAARQLRYLLGDDMAAERLVDALADWLDADSDARLQGAESAQYLRQQPPRLAANQPMLDTSELNLLLEPDASRQSRYPMLCALPQTTGWRLNANALGLEHLPLLEALYEGRYPRSLLSRIIGGRPASGYVDAAALRQALGAVDDETFERLSEGLLLNSGYFLLQLSFAEEGRVIRSEFQVEALGVVQWHARVPAQQVRVRSREPMAW from the coding sequence ATGGGTGGCAGGCAACAGCGGGGCGTGGCCCTGCTGATGGTGATGGTGGTGCTGGCGATGCTGGCGGCGGGCATGGCCTGGCTGGTGGAAGATGGCCGGCGCCAGGTCGAAGACGTGCGCCTGTTGCACCAGCGGGTGCAAGCGCGGGCGATGGAACAGGCCGGCCTGGCCTATGCCGGGCAGGCCCTGCGTGACCCCAGTTGGCGGCTTAGCCCGCTGTTCTGGCAGGCCTTGCGCGGGCAGCCGCTGAACTATGATTTTGGCGCTGGCCAGGCGCAGTTGCTGGTGCGCGACCAGCACACCTGCTTCAACGTCAATGCGCTGCTCGGCGCTGATGGCGAGCGTGCCGCGCGCCAGTTGCGTTATCTGCTGGGTGACGACATGGCTGCCGAGCGCCTGGTCGATGCCTTGGCTGACTGGCTCGATGCCGACAGCGATGCCCGCCTGCAGGGCGCCGAAAGCGCCCAGTATTTGCGCCAGCAACCACCGCGCCTGGCGGCCAACCAGCCGATGCTCGATACCAGCGAGCTGAACCTGTTACTCGAGCCGGACGCCAGCCGCCAGAGCCGTTACCCGATGCTGTGTGCCTTGCCGCAGACCACTGGTTGGCGGCTGAATGCCAATGCCCTGGGGCTGGAGCATCTGCCGTTGCTGGAGGCGCTGTATGAAGGGCGTTATCCGCGCTCGTTGCTCAGCCGCATTATCGGCGGCCGGCCGGCGTCGGGGTATGTGGATGCAGCTGCGTTACGCCAGGCGCTGGGGGCAGTGGATGACGAAACCTTCGAACGGTTGAGCGAAGGGCTGCTGTTGAACAGTGGGTATTTCCTGTTGCAGCTGTCGTTCGCGGAGGAAGGGCGGGTGATACGCAGCGAGTTCCAGGTGGAGGCGCTGGGGGTGGTGCAATGGCATGCCCGGGTGCCGGCGCAGCAGGTGCGGGTGCGCAGCCGCGAGCCGATGGCCTGGTAA
- a CDS encoding RHS repeat-associated core domain-containing protein — MQLTTLQPKRKNFFFQGDQLVCQASDSTRHLLWANGIALAELDTKRTTSQILQSDNANTALRGIPGSTQQNYSPYGFLHTAPSAHLVAFSGQRLDRMLDCYALGNGHRFYSPRSGRFLQPDTQSPFRKGGPNGYCYCQNDPINRNDPSGQWWEWLKRGVNWLTGQLPTLSVDRPQLRIGGSNWQSSSLRINLHRTGQTPAPDSPHISLHIDDLEFAATIGNNIINSPEVLEPLSTTVVNRVENFAAGVTAAYVTHHATNSIGLALAAQISTQLYLERGAFEASISTIRGRPPEDLFHMINRN; from the coding sequence ATGCAACTAACAACGCTCCAGCCAAAAAGGAAAAACTTTTTCTTTCAAGGCGACCAATTGGTTTGCCAAGCAAGTGACAGCACACGTCACCTGCTCTGGGCCAATGGTATTGCATTAGCAGAACTGGATACAAAAAGAACAACCAGTCAAATCTTGCAGTCTGACAATGCAAACACCGCATTGCGCGGTATTCCTGGCAGCACGCAGCAGAACTATTCACCCTATGGTTTCCTGCACACAGCTCCATCAGCACATCTTGTTGCCTTCAGCGGGCAGCGGCTTGATAGAATGCTGGACTGTTATGCACTCGGCAATGGACACCGATTCTACAGCCCCAGATCAGGGCGATTTCTCCAACCTGATACTCAGTCTCCATTTCGCAAGGGCGGGCCTAACGGCTACTGCTATTGCCAGAACGATCCCATCAACCGGAATGACCCAAGTGGACAATGGTGGGAATGGCTGAAGCGGGGAGTAAATTGGCTGACCGGTCAGCTTCCAACTCTTTCTGTAGATAGACCACAGCTACGTATCGGAGGCAGCAACTGGCAAAGCTCAAGTTTACGAATAAACTTACATAGAACCGGACAAACACCAGCACCGGACTCACCTCATATTTCTCTACACATTGATGACCTCGAGTTTGCTGCAACGATAGGAAACAATATCATTAATAGCCCCGAAGTGCTGGAACCCTTATCCACCACAGTGGTTAACCGCGTCGAAAATTTTGCCGCCGGCGTTACAGCTGCTTATGTAACACACCATGCGACAAATAGCATCGGCCTCGCTTTGGCCGCCCAAATCTCAACCCAGCTTTATCTCGAAAGAGGAGCCTTCGAAGCATCTATATCGACCATTCGAGGCAGACCGCCTGAAGATCTCTTTCATATGATTAACCGTAATTAG
- a CDS encoding PhoX family protein, whose protein sequence is MSRDTGDNLDRNQSGNLPMANVMDAYLSRRSVMRGSLGAAIAMIAGTGLTGCFDGGGSDHDDPVTEPPVTEPEVPKLALGFQSIPGSRTDACVVAAGYSAYVLAPWGTPINSNGNPWKPDGSNTSTDQANAMGMHHDGMHFFPINGSSEDGLLAINFEYIDTAALHPAGPTTDVNGKRPAEEVRKEINAHGAGVVRLQKIGGRWQVVDNDPLNRRFTTASRMEITGPLRGTDHVKTKYSTAGTHCRGTNNNCGNGYTPWGTYLTCEENWPGIFVNKGTRPEDQRRIGVGTSSGQYKWETAAGDSSEVADEFARFDVTVKGASATDDYRNEASTYGYIVEIDPYNSSTLATKRTALGRFRHEGCAPGLPVAGKPLVWYMGDDSNNEYLYKWVSTAVWDAADANPADRLATGAKYLDQGKLYVARFNADGTGVWLLLDVATATTGGSTLGALFGDLPGIILNTRGAADAVGATPMDRPEWTTVNPLNGDVYLTLTNNSARTPEKADAANPRGPNRHGHIIRWHDSDDHLSFTWDIFVFGANAAGTADINRSGLTELNQFASPDGMSFDSRGVLWFETDNGESTVTDYTNDQLLAVIPTQLVDASGKQVPVNAQNQVDLRRFFVGPNECEVTGITFTPDNKTLFVNIQHPGNWPYTDKATDATPAGTTVRPRAATVVIQRIDGGEIGTV, encoded by the coding sequence ATGAGTCGAGATACCGGCGACAACCTGGACCGGAACCAAAGCGGCAACCTGCCGATGGCCAACGTCATGGATGCTTACCTGAGCCGCCGCAGTGTGATGCGCGGCAGCCTGGGCGCCGCCATCGCCATGATTGCCGGTACCGGCCTGACAGGCTGCTTCGACGGTGGTGGCTCCGATCACGATGATCCGGTCACCGAGCCACCCGTGACTGAGCCGGAAGTGCCGAAACTGGCACTGGGCTTCCAGTCCATCCCGGGCTCGCGCACCGACGCCTGCGTGGTTGCCGCCGGCTACAGCGCCTACGTGCTGGCGCCCTGGGGCACGCCGATCAACAGCAACGGCAACCCGTGGAAGCCCGACGGCAGCAACACCTCGACCGACCAGGCCAACGCCATGGGCATGCACCATGACGGCATGCACTTCTTCCCCATCAACGGCAGCTCCGAAGACGGCCTGCTGGCGATCAACTTCGAGTACATCGACACCGCCGCCCTGCACCCTGCCGGCCCGACCACCGATGTCAACGGCAAGCGCCCGGCCGAGGAGGTGCGCAAGGAAATCAACGCCCACGGCGCCGGCGTGGTGCGCCTGCAGAAAATCGGTGGCCGCTGGCAGGTGGTCGACAACGACCCGCTCAACCGCCGCTTCACTACCGCTTCGCGCATGGAAATCACCGGCCCGCTGCGGGGTACCGACCATGTCAAGACCAAGTATTCCACCGCCGGTACCCACTGCCGCGGCACCAACAACAACTGCGGCAACGGCTACACCCCGTGGGGCACCTACCTGACCTGTGAAGAGAACTGGCCAGGCATCTTCGTCAACAAGGGCACCCGCCCCGAAGACCAGCGCCGCATTGGCGTGGGCACTTCCAGCGGCCAGTACAAGTGGGAAACCGCAGCCGGTGACAGCAGCGAGGTGGCCGACGAGTTCGCCCGTTTCGATGTCACCGTCAAAGGCGCCAGCGCCACCGACGACTACCGCAACGAAGCCAGCACCTACGGCTACATCGTTGAAATCGACCCGTACAACAGCAGCACCCTGGCCACCAAGCGCACCGCGCTGGGCCGCTTCCGCCACGAAGGCTGCGCCCCAGGCCTGCCCGTCGCCGGCAAGCCGCTGGTGTGGTACATGGGTGACGACTCGAACAACGAGTACCTGTACAAGTGGGTGTCCACCGCCGTGTGGGACGCCGCCGACGCCAACCCGGCCGACCGCCTGGCCACCGGCGCCAAGTACCTCGACCAGGGCAAGCTGTACGTGGCCCGCTTCAATGCCGACGGCACGGGTGTATGGCTGTTGCTGGACGTGGCCACCGCCACCACTGGCGGTAGCACCCTGGGCGCGCTGTTTGGCGACCTGCCGGGCATCATCCTCAACACCCGTGGTGCCGCCGATGCCGTGGGCGCAACGCCGATGGACCGCCCGGAGTGGACCACGGTCAACCCGCTCAACGGCGACGTGTACCTGACCCTGACCAACAACAGCGCGCGCACGCCAGAAAAGGCCGATGCAGCCAACCCGCGCGGCCCGAACCGTCACGGCCACATCATCCGCTGGCACGACAGCGACGACCACCTGAGCTTCACCTGGGACATCTTCGTGTTCGGCGCCAACGCTGCCGGCACCGCCGACATCAACCGCTCCGGCCTGACCGAACTGAACCAGTTCGCCAGCCCGGACGGCATGAGCTTCGATAGCCGTGGCGTGCTGTGGTTCGAGACCGACAACGGCGAGAGCACCGTGACCGACTACACCAACGACCAATTGCTGGCGGTGATCCCTACCCAGCTGGTGGATGCCAGCGGCAAGCAGGTGCCGGTGAACGCGCAGAACCAGGTGGACCTGCGCCGCTTCTTCGTCGGGCCGAACGAGTGCGAAGTGACCGGGATTACCTTTACCCCGGACAACAAGACACTGTTCGTCAACATCCAGCACCCGGGTAACTGGCCGTATACCGACAAGGCCACCGATGCCACCCCGGCAGGCACCACGGTAAGGCCGCGGGCTGCGACGGTGGTGATTCAGCGTATCGATGGTGGGGAGATCGGGACTGTCTGA
- a CDS encoding lipoprotein UxpA, whose product MASSVHRREVIGWMGVGALAPLLGACSAFPGQQGGNARLDLLYVADTLDARQPGQAVVPATRLGPVSHLGRAPWMTGSSASIAYPRLAPLLDASQAASAQLGGYAVLAALLEQLRGEAGAGNSLTLENGQGWNGSGLAYLTQGESGLQGSQLLGIEARVSSDERVLWPQRSPALYRQATAVTLGAGLADTQRQALGLEALHIFERGGARIAVVGVTDPYAQDQKASLKQWYQSLQPVFEQARREADLVVAMADVGTGPGLWLAERVPQIDVLLCARGQDLWPAPVEVSQASGRRVPVLFAGCRGSGAFRLRCQRVAGLWQFDGRFFPAFEQQLAPAAQQRVGALQAELRQQRAGHAAWLDQPLARAPQALWRRDTRGGSWDRLLHQALADDSSMPVLLPGLRYDYPLPAGAAITREHLISLTGGYPAPVVEAPARQVEQVLENAAEQLFGDPLLLDNSQDLPRWQGQAWRVSYSPQGKRISGLEPVQGLCRTFGLQFETQAGEPLWQRVEAWLARQPADWQLVPLQLPEVRYVQGHPGWHPRQLAS is encoded by the coding sequence ATGGCAAGCAGTGTGCACAGGCGCGAAGTGATTGGCTGGATGGGTGTCGGTGCCTTGGCACCGTTGCTCGGCGCCTGCTCCGCCTTCCCTGGCCAGCAGGGCGGCAACGCCCGCCTCGACCTGCTGTACGTGGCCGATACCCTCGATGCCCGCCAGCCTGGCCAGGCCGTGGTGCCGGCCACCCGCCTGGGGCCGGTCAGCCACCTGGGCCGCGCCCCATGGATGACTGGCAGCAGCGCCAGTATCGCCTACCCGCGACTGGCGCCACTGCTCGATGCCAGCCAGGCTGCATCTGCCCAACTGGGCGGCTACGCGGTGCTGGCGGCGTTGCTGGAGCAATTGCGCGGCGAGGCTGGGGCGGGCAACAGCCTGACCCTGGAAAACGGCCAAGGCTGGAATGGCAGTGGCCTGGCTTACCTGACCCAGGGCGAAAGCGGCCTGCAGGGCAGCCAGCTGCTGGGCATCGAAGCACGGGTCAGCAGCGACGAGCGCGTGCTGTGGCCACAGCGCAGCCCGGCGCTGTATCGCCAGGCTACCGCCGTTACCCTGGGCGCCGGGCTGGCGGACACGCAACGTCAGGCGTTGGGCCTGGAAGCCTTGCACATCTTCGAACGCGGCGGCGCACGTATTGCCGTGGTCGGCGTGACCGACCCCTACGCCCAGGACCAGAAAGCCTCTCTTAAACAGTGGTACCAGTCATTGCAGCCAGTGTTCGAACAGGCCCGGCGCGAGGCCGACCTGGTGGTGGCCATGGCCGATGTCGGTACCGGGCCGGGCCTGTGGCTGGCCGAGCGGGTGCCGCAGATCGACGTGCTGCTGTGCGCTCGTGGCCAGGACCTGTGGCCGGCGCCGGTCGAGGTGAGCCAGGCCAGCGGCCGCCGCGTGCCGGTGCTGTTCGCCGGGTGCCGGGGCAGCGGCGCCTTTCGCCTGCGCTGCCAGCGCGTGGCCGGGCTGTGGCAGTTCGACGGGCGTTTCTTCCCGGCCTTTGAACAACAGCTGGCACCCGCCGCACAGCAGCGTGTCGGGGCATTGCAGGCAGAACTGCGCCAGCAGCGCGCCGGCCATGCGGCCTGGCTCGACCAACCGCTGGCCCGCGCGCCCCAGGCGCTGTGGCGCCGCGACACCCGCGGCGGCAGTTGGGACCGCCTGCTGCATCAGGCCCTGGCCGACGACAGCAGCATGCCAGTGCTGCTGCCGGGCCTGCGTTATGACTACCCGCTGCCCGCCGGGGCGGCCATCACCCGTGAACACCTGATCAGTCTCACCGGTGGCTACCCGGCACCGGTGGTCGAAGCGCCGGCCCGGCAGGTCGAGCAAGTGCTGGAAAACGCCGCGGAGCAACTGTTCGGCGACCCGCTGCTGCTGGACAACAGCCAGGACCTGCCGCGCTGGCAGGGCCAGGCCTGGCGTGTCAGCTACAGCCCGCAAGGCAAGCGCATCAGTGGCCTGGAGCCGGTGCAGGGCCTGTGCCGCACCTTTGGCCTGCAATTCGAAACCCAGGCTGGCGAGCCGCTGTGGCAACGGGTCGAAGCCTGGCTCGCCCGGCAGCCGGCCGACTGGCAACTGGTGCCGCTGCAACTGCCCGAAGTGCGCTACGTACAGGGGCACCCGGGCTGGCACCCAAGGCAGCTGGCCTCGTGA
- a CDS encoding pilus assembly protein PilZ, translated as MMLASRLLTGAGLTLAGWLAAQCVLQLGRQPQPATAPAAANKPLPGLMVGHWQVPVDDGAIAITHLPLQYLGGLKAQPLASSVVVLRYGEQVRTLARGQRLAPGIVLQDIDSDGLIFNNQGRRERLPWPPRPAVTGFKRQG; from the coding sequence GTGATGCTCGCCTCGCGCCTGCTGACTGGCGCCGGCCTGACCCTGGCCGGCTGGCTGGCCGCCCAGTGCGTGCTGCAACTGGGCCGCCAGCCGCAACCGGCCACTGCGCCCGCAGCGGCCAACAAGCCGCTGCCTGGCTTGATGGTCGGCCATTGGCAGGTACCCGTCGACGACGGTGCCATCGCCATCACCCACTTGCCGCTGCAATACCTCGGCGGCCTCAAGGCCCAGCCGCTGGCTTCCAGCGTGGTAGTGCTGCGCTATGGCGAGCAGGTGCGCACTTTGGCCCGCGGCCAGCGCCTGGCGCCAGGGATCGTGCTGCAGGACATCGACAGCGATGGCCTGATTTTCAACAACCAGGGGCGGCGTGAGCGCCTGCCCTGGCCGCCACGCCCCGCCGTGACCGGCTTCAAGCGGCAAGGATGA
- the gspD gene encoding type II secretion system secretin GspD encodes MLVRYCVATVLSLTLSMACAEEPVFDDNGTPLYEVNFVDTELGEFIDSVSRITGTTFIVDPRVKGKVTVRTVDLHDADAIYDIFLAQLRAQGYATVDLPNGSVKIVPDQAARLEPVPVEAGGQQGEGSDSVATRVFNVRNAASEQVLGILKPLIDPRVGVITPYPAAHQLVVTDWRSNLERIASLLRQLDRPQETPGNGSTQVIYLRHANAGEVVKVLRGLSQEGMAPAEGAGEGEGKDRLVVAAAGGSGIRLEYEEGTNAVVMVGPDSELAAYRAIVEQLDIRRAQVVVEAIIAEVSDSSAQELGVQWLFADEKFGAGIVNFGSNGVNIANIAGAAASGDNEALSDLLSSTTGAMAGIGHFGGGFNFAMLVNALKGKSGFNLLSTPTLLTLDNAEASILVGQEVPFVTGSVTQSNANPYQTIERKEVGVKLRIKPQINIDNSVRLDIVQEVSSIAESTAASDVITNKREIKTKVMVEDNGLVILGGLISDELSTSDQRVPLLGDIPYLGRLFRSDATKNTKQNLMVFIRPRILRDGPSLAGLSEAKYRTLQQTTPLQLPDLADAQGATPLLQVFPSSRARLEGGTW; translated from the coding sequence ATGCTTGTTAGATATTGCGTGGCGACCGTGCTGAGCCTGACCCTGTCCATGGCCTGTGCCGAAGAGCCGGTGTTCGATGACAACGGCACGCCCCTGTACGAGGTCAACTTCGTCGACACCGAACTGGGCGAGTTCATCGATAGCGTGTCGCGCATCACCGGGACCACCTTCATTGTCGACCCCCGAGTCAAGGGCAAGGTCACCGTGCGCACCGTCGACCTGCACGACGCCGATGCCATCTACGACATCTTCCTGGCCCAGTTGCGCGCCCAGGGCTACGCCACTGTCGACCTGCCCAACGGCAGCGTGAAGATCGTTCCCGACCAGGCCGCTCGCCTGGAACCCGTGCCGGTGGAGGCCGGAGGGCAGCAGGGGGAAGGCAGCGACAGCGTGGCTACTCGGGTATTCAATGTGCGCAACGCCGCCAGCGAGCAGGTGCTGGGCATTCTCAAGCCTCTGATCGACCCTCGGGTCGGTGTGATCACACCTTACCCGGCGGCGCACCAGTTGGTCGTTACCGACTGGCGCAGCAACCTGGAACGTATCGCCAGCTTGCTGCGCCAGCTCGACCGCCCCCAGGAGACACCCGGCAACGGCAGTACTCAGGTCATCTACCTGCGGCATGCCAATGCTGGCGAAGTGGTCAAGGTGTTGCGCGGGCTCAGCCAGGAAGGCATGGCGCCCGCTGAAGGTGCGGGCGAAGGCGAGGGCAAGGACCGGCTCGTGGTGGCTGCTGCCGGCGGCTCGGGCATCCGCCTGGAATACGAAGAAGGCACCAACGCCGTGGTCATGGTCGGCCCCGACAGCGAGCTGGCCGCCTACCGCGCCATCGTCGAGCAGCTGGACATTCGCCGTGCCCAGGTCGTGGTGGAAGCGATCATCGCCGAGGTGTCCGACAGCAGCGCCCAGGAACTGGGTGTGCAGTGGCTGTTCGCCGACGAGAAGTTCGGTGCCGGCATTGTCAATTTCGGCAGCAACGGGGTGAACATCGCCAACATCGCCGGGGCCGCCGCCAGTGGCGACAACGAGGCCCTGAGCGACCTGTTGTCCAGCACCACCGGCGCCATGGCGGGTATCGGCCATTTCGGTGGCGGTTTCAACTTCGCCATGCTGGTCAATGCGCTGAAGGGCAAGAGCGGCTTCAACCTGCTGTCCACGCCCACCCTGCTGACCCTGGACAACGCCGAGGCGTCGATCCTGGTTGGCCAGGAGGTGCCCTTCGTCACCGGTTCGGTGACGCAGAGCAACGCCAACCCGTACCAGACCATCGAGCGCAAGGAGGTCGGGGTGAAGCTGCGCATCAAGCCGCAGATCAACATCGACAACAGCGTGCGCCTGGATATTGTCCAGGAGGTGTCATCGATTGCCGAGTCAACCGCTGCCAGCGACGTGATCACCAACAAGCGCGAGATCAAGACCAAGGTCATGGTCGAGGACAACGGCCTGGTGATCCTCGGCGGCCTGATCAGCGACGAACTGAGCACCAGCGACCAGCGCGTGCCGCTGCTAGGCGATATCCCTTACCTGGGCCGGCTGTTCCGCTCCGACGCCACCAAGAACACCAAGCAGAACCTGATGGTGTTCATTCGCCCGCGCATCCTGCGTGACGGGCCGAGCCTGGCCGGGCTCAGCGAAGCCAAGTACCGCACCTTGCAGCAGACCACGCCGCTGCAATTGCCTGACCTGGCTGATGCACAAGGTGCTACGCCGCTGCTGCAAGTGTTTCCCTCCAGCCGCGCACGGCTGGAAGGCGGTACCTGGTGA